A genomic stretch from Oreochromis niloticus isolate F11D_XX linkage group LG11, O_niloticus_UMD_NMBU, whole genome shotgun sequence includes:
- the LOC109194537 gene encoding ribonuclease P protein subunit p25-like protein isoform X2, producing MNPNLKRRLHRRAKMENYSKARTVEQPCVCPFPDLAPDTPEIHVKDGSKIRNLLRYALSRMEAKARAADEKVRPQPEEGGVEAAPEASGRPLCRQVIFTASGKGVSKAITCAEIVKRRVKGLHQLTQLLYGTVEEVWEPLEPTAGLDSLTVSRNLPVIWILLSKDPLDSNQPGYQAPGRYDTLWAQAANREEGGGLSGQRPGHRRKRGGGGGGGRGKGSGRQSGRSREAAKGQS from the coding sequence atgGAGAACTACAGCAAAGCTCGCACTGTGGAGCAGCCGTGCGTCTGTCCGTTCCCCGACCTTGCCCCTGACACGCCGGAGATCCACGTCAAAGATGGCAGCAAGATCCGCAACCTGCTGCGCTACGCTCTGAGCCGCATGGAGGCCAAAGCCCGAGCGGCTGACGAAAAGGTACGACCTCAACCCGAGGAAGGCGGCGTAGAAGCAGCGCCAGAGGCCTCGGGCCGGCCACTCTGCAGGCAGGTCATCTTCACCGCGAGCGGGAAGGGCGTCTCCAAAGCCATCACATGCGCGGAGATCGTGAAGCGGCGTGTGAAGGGGCTGCACCAGCTCACCCAGCTCCTGTACGGCACCGTGGAGGAGGTGTGGGAGCCGCTGGAGCCCACCGCCGGCCTCGACAGCCTCACGGTCAGCAGGAACCTGCCTGTCATCTGGATCCTCCTCTCCAAAGATCCACTGGACTCCAACCAGCCGGGGTACCAGGCGCCGGGCCGCTACGACACCCTGTGGGCACAGGCGGCCAACAGGGAGGAGGGCGGAGGGCTCAGCGGGCAGAGACCTGGACACAGGAGGAAGCGAGGAGgaggcggcggcggcggcagaGGGAAAGGATCCGGCCGTCAGAGCGGTCGGTCGAGAGAGGCGGCCAAAGGACAGAGTTGA
- the LOC109194537 gene encoding ribonuclease P protein subunit p25-like protein isoform X3, whose product MENYSKARTVEQPCVCPFPDLAPDTPEIHVKDGSKIRNLLRYALSRMEAKARAADEKVRPQPEEGGVEAAPEASGRPLCRQVIFTASGKGVSKAITCAEIVKRRVKGLHQLTQLLYGTVEEVWEPLEPTAGLDSLTVSRNLPVIWILLSKDPLDSNQPGYQAPGRYDTLWAQAANREEGGGLSGQRPGHRRKRGGGGGGGRGKGSGRQSGRSREAAKGQS is encoded by the coding sequence atgGAGAACTACAGCAAAGCTCGCACTGTGGAGCAGCCGTGCGTCTGTCCGTTCCCCGACCTTGCCCCTGACACGCCGGAGATCCACGTCAAAGATGGCAGCAAGATCCGCAACCTGCTGCGCTACGCTCTGAGCCGCATGGAGGCCAAAGCCCGAGCGGCTGACGAAAAGGTACGACCTCAACCCGAGGAAGGCGGCGTAGAAGCAGCGCCAGAGGCCTCGGGCCGGCCACTCTGCAGGCAGGTCATCTTCACCGCGAGCGGGAAGGGCGTCTCCAAAGCCATCACATGCGCGGAGATCGTGAAGCGGCGTGTGAAGGGGCTGCACCAGCTCACCCAGCTCCTGTACGGCACCGTGGAGGAGGTGTGGGAGCCGCTGGAGCCCACCGCCGGCCTCGACAGCCTCACGGTCAGCAGGAACCTGCCTGTCATCTGGATCCTCCTCTCCAAAGATCCACTGGACTCCAACCAGCCGGGGTACCAGGCGCCGGGCCGCTACGACACCCTGTGGGCACAGGCGGCCAACAGGGAGGAGGGCGGAGGGCTCAGCGGGCAGAGACCTGGACACAGGAGGAAGCGAGGAGgaggcggcggcggcggcagaGGGAAAGGATCCGGCCGTCAGAGCGGTCGGTCGAGAGAGGCGGCCAAAGGACAGAGTTGA
- the LOC109194537 gene encoding ribonuclease P protein subunit p25-like protein isoform X1, translating to MKASLSLHWSLMGPRLERLEQTRPINACSIIQMENYSKARTVEQPCVCPFPDLAPDTPEIHVKDGSKIRNLLRYALSRMEAKARAADEKVRPQPEEGGVEAAPEASGRPLCRQVIFTASGKGVSKAITCAEIVKRRVKGLHQLTQLLYGTVEEVWEPLEPTAGLDSLTVSRNLPVIWILLSKDPLDSNQPGYQAPGRYDTLWAQAANREEGGGLSGQRPGHRRKRGGGGGGGRGKGSGRQSGRSREAAKGQS from the exons ATGAAAGCTTCTCTTTCTCTGCATTGGTCGCTGATGGGACCCAGACTGGAACGCTTGGAGCAAACTCGTCCAAtaaatgcatgctcaatcatccag atgGAGAACTACAGCAAAGCTCGCACTGTGGAGCAGCCGTGCGTCTGTCCGTTCCCCGACCTTGCCCCTGACACGCCGGAGATCCACGTCAAAGATGGCAGCAAGATCCGCAACCTGCTGCGCTACGCTCTGAGCCGCATGGAGGCCAAAGCCCGAGCGGCTGACGAAAAGGTACGACCTCAACCCGAGGAAGGCGGCGTAGAAGCAGCGCCAGAGGCCTCGGGCCGGCCACTCTGCAGGCAGGTCATCTTCACCGCGAGCGGGAAGGGCGTCTCCAAAGCCATCACATGCGCGGAGATCGTGAAGCGGCGTGTGAAGGGGCTGCACCAGCTCACCCAGCTCCTGTACGGCACCGTGGAGGAGGTGTGGGAGCCGCTGGAGCCCACCGCCGGCCTCGACAGCCTCACGGTCAGCAGGAACCTGCCTGTCATCTGGATCCTCCTCTCCAAAGATCCACTGGACTCCAACCAGCCGGGGTACCAGGCGCCGGGCCGCTACGACACCCTGTGGGCACAGGCGGCCAACAGGGAGGAGGGCGGAGGGCTCAGCGGGCAGAGACCTGGACACAGGAGGAAGCGAGGAGgaggcggcggcggcggcagaGGGAAAGGATCCGGCCGTCAGAGCGGTCGGTCGAGAGAGGCGGCCAAAGGACAGAGTTGA